From the genome of Salvelinus namaycush isolate Seneca chromosome 10, SaNama_1.0, whole genome shotgun sequence, one region includes:
- the LOC120055131 gene encoding uncharacterized protein LOC120055131 — translation MNHSNESTPLCFSINSPPFNYTHTIASAYFSSVFSALGLTFNLIAFVVLLKSFPRTQSQSRSSFLIFLCGLVFTDFMGLLVTGSIVVSFHFTQFNWRRLDPHCHFCNFMGMSMVFYGLCPLLLGATMAMERFVGINRPFARSTSMMTKSRAVSIVLMVWAGAGCISLLPLVGVGSYHMQIPGSWCFFKISSEASDMAFCLLFSLVGLLSIAVSFLLNTISVVTLVKVCCSQDARQRRRDYEVEMMVQLIWIMMIASICWCPLLNIDSQNGNSSQPRHLPDGRRTGMPTSPTPRSAGASGNGVLQRLDLPQGSHPQRAEDPLPCSLYFAHQTGAPNTERLLQPRQEDQTAAEYALTFNTVAASSGWNELVLRTLFSRGLSEEVQTELACRDDTLSLDALIAMAIRLDNLLRELQALDNQLPGSGTVTHITALLTITVGAQHQESITFLIIQAPAFVNEVFWDMLGHQVVVYIDDILIYSATLEGGPQKLAWNPAADETFRLPKGHFTSAPLLKHPDPTLPFIVEVNASEVGVGAVLSQHQEKNYGVGDRELLAVKLALEEWRHWLESATDPFLILTDHRNLVFITKTVFSGSPLRIHYLLLFIRFATWNQILDPWVYILFRRAVLKRLYPRWDWSRGSIRTLYPSFVGTVCRLTRASVGSDPLGGVSVKEEGKPQSFNMKAPPSPP, via the exons ATGAACCACTCTAACGAGTCGACCCCACTGTGCTTTTCCATCAACAGTCCCCCCTTCAACTACACCCACACCATTGCTTCCGCCTACTTCTCATCAGTGTTTAGTGCACTGGGCCTCACCTTCAACCTCATCGCCTTTGTGGTCCTCCTGAAGTCCTTCCCACGCACGCAAAGCCAGTCGCGCTCctccttcctcatcttcctctgcGGCCTGGTGTTTACCGACTTCATGGGCCTCCTGGTCACCGGCTCCATCGTGGTCTCCTTCCACTTCACCCAGTTCAACTGGCGCCGCCTGGACCCGCACTGCCACTTCTGCAACTTCATGGGCATGTCTATGGTCTTCTACGGCCTGTGCCCGCTGCTGCTGGGGGCCACCATGGCCATGGAGCGTTTCGTGGGCATCAATCGGCCGTTCGCCCGCTCGACCAGCATGATGACCAAGTCGCGGGCAGTGTCCATAGTGCTGATGGTATGGGCAGGGGCGGGGTGCATCTCACTGCTGCCCCTGGTTGGCGTGGGGAGCTACCACATGCAGATACCGGGCTCCTGGTGCTTCTTTAAAATTAGCTCCGAGGCAAGCGACATGGCCTTTTGCCTGCTTTTCTCGCTGGTGGGGCTGCTGTCCATCGCCGTGTCCTTCCTGCTCAATACAATAAGCGTGGTGACCCTGGTCAAGGTGTGCTGCAGCCAGGACGCTAGGCAGCGGCGCCGGGACTACGAGGTGGAGATGATGGTGCAGCTCATCTGGATCATGATGATCGCTTCCATCTGCTGGTGCCCCCTGCTG AATATTGACTCACAGAATGGAAACAGCAGCCAACCGAGACATCTCCCAGATGGTCGGCGAACAGGGATGCCTACTTCACCAACACCACGATCAGCTGGCGCATCTGGGAATGGAGTTCTTCAACGTCTAGATCTTCCCCAAGGGAGTCACCCCCAACGAGCGGAGGATCCTCTACCA tgctccctctattttGCTCATCAAACGGGAGCCCCCAACACTGAGCGCCTACTCCAACCACGGCAGGAGGACCAGACTGCTGCGGAGTACGCCCTCACCTTTAATACTGTGGCAGCATCCAGCGGATGGAATGAGCTGGTGCTCCGCACCTTATTCAGCAGAGGATTGAGTGAGGAGGTCCAGACAGAGCTGGCATGCCGAGATGACACTCTCTCATTGGACGCACTCATCGCGATGGCCATCCGTCTGGATAACCTCCTTCGGGAGC TTCAAGCACTGGATAACCAACTACCGGGATCTGGCACAGTCACACACATCACAGCACTACTCACCATCACCGTGGGAGCCCAGCACCAAGAAAGCATCACCTTCCTCATTATCCAGGCACCC GCATTTGTGAACGAGGTGTTTTGGGACATGCTTGGGCACCAGGTGGtcgtgtatatcgatgacatcctGATCTACTCGGCCACCTTGGA aggtGGTCCTCAAAAGTTGGCGTGGAATCCTGCAGCTGATGAGACCTTCCGCCTGCCGAAGGGGCATTTCACCTCCGCCCCATTGCTGAAACACCCAGACCCTACACTGCCCTTCATTGTGGAGGTGAACGCCTCAGAAGTGGGCGTGGGGGCCGTCCTGTCACAACATCAAG AGAAAAACTATGGCGTCGGTGATCGGGAGCTCCTGGcggtgaagttggcattagaggagtggCGACACTGGCTGGAGAGCGCCACAGACCCGTTTCTCATCCTCACCGACCATCGGAACTTG GTGTTTATTACAAAGACTGTGTTTTCGGGGAGCCCACTCCGGATCCACTACCTGCTGCTCTTCATTCGCTTCGCCACCTGGAACCAAATCCTGGACCCTTGGGTGTACATCCTGTTTCGCCGCGCTGTCCTCAAGCGCCTCTACCCCCGCTGGGACTGGTCCCGGGGCTCCATAAGGACCCTGTACCCCTCCTTCGTTGGTACCGTCTGCCGGCTCACCCGTGCCTCCGTGGGCAGCGACCCGCTAGGGGGCGTGTCGGTCAAAGAGGAAGGCAAACCCCAGTCATTTAACATGAAGGCTCCACCTTCACCGCCTTGA